One genomic segment of Nonomuraea coxensis DSM 45129 includes these proteins:
- a CDS encoding vWA domain-containing protein — protein sequence MNNDDGYRGNLRYAVDIVLCIDVTESMAPVLDTVKKSALTFHDRLSHVMGRKGKEISQLRLKVIAFRDFGDFAEDAIEETEFLTFPGEATEFDQFIRRLRASGGGDVPESGLEALALAMGAPWEKGLDRRRHVIVMFTDAPAHPLRSPQAVAAHTYPQHIPRDMDELFEQWGYTRSQASIMDNGAKRLVLFAPDAYPWTDITEEWNMTLHFPSTAGQGLEELELDEIIDTIANSL from the coding sequence ATGAACAACGACGACGGCTACCGAGGCAACCTGCGGTACGCGGTGGACATCGTGCTCTGCATCGACGTGACCGAGAGCATGGCTCCGGTCCTCGACACGGTGAAGAAGAGCGCCCTCACCTTCCACGACCGGCTGAGCCACGTGATGGGCCGGAAGGGCAAGGAGATCAGCCAGCTCCGGCTCAAGGTCATCGCGTTCCGCGACTTCGGCGACTTCGCCGAGGACGCCATCGAAGAGACCGAGTTCCTGACGTTCCCCGGTGAGGCGACGGAGTTCGACCAGTTCATCCGGCGGCTGCGCGCCTCGGGCGGCGGCGACGTCCCCGAGTCAGGACTGGAGGCGCTCGCGCTGGCCATGGGCGCGCCGTGGGAGAAAGGGCTGGACCGGCGCCGCCACGTCATCGTCATGTTCACCGACGCGCCTGCGCATCCGCTCCGGTCGCCGCAGGCGGTCGCCGCGCACACCTATCCCCAGCACATTCCCCGGGACATGGACGAACTGTTCGAGCAGTGGGGATACACCAGGAGCCAGGCTTCGATCATGGACAATGGCGCCAAGCGCCTCGTCCTCTTCGCGCCCGATGCCTATCCCTGGACCGACATCACCGAAGAGTGGAACATGACGCTGCACTTTCCGTCCACGGCCGGACAA